One window from the genome of Moorena sp. SIOASIH encodes:
- a CDS encoding class I SAM-dependent methyltransferase: MSKKKCAEDYYDKFAAKYDEVLKAPSSNVQYVNEAVKICHGHNHHQGSVLDIACGTGILSDLLPGEFDYTGIDISSKMLDYAAKRGYKTIHKPIETALAEIDSQSYDFVFCLSSLLFVEDVATAIKQMNRIARQTIIFSLDETTEEYMTKVPIPVYDHSKIAIDNAIEDYFIVGWTSPSQGITIRTRMIYIEANK, encoded by the coding sequence ATGTCAAAAAAAAAATGTGCTGAAGACTATTATGATAAATTTGCTGCCAAATATGACGAGGTGTTAAAGGCACCCAGTTCTAATGTCCAGTATGTCAATGAAGCAGTTAAAATCTGCCATGGACATAATCACCATCAAGGCAGTGTTTTAGATATTGCTTGTGGGACAGGTATCCTAAGTGACTTGTTGCCAGGAGAGTTTGACTATACAGGGATTGATATTTCCAGTAAAATGCTGGATTATGCGGCCAAAAGGGGTTATAAAACCATCCACAAGCCGATTGAAACAGCCCTCGCTGAAATTGATAGCCAGTCCTACGATTTTGTTTTTTGTTTAAGTTCGTTACTGTTTGTGGAAGACGTGGCAACAGCTATTAAGCAGATGAATCGGATTGCTCGCCAAACGATTATTTTTAGCCTTGATGAAACAACAGAGGAATATATGACAAAGGTGCCTATTCCAGTTTATGACCACTCTAAAATTGCCATCGATAATGCCATCGAAGATTATTTTATTGTAGGTTGGACTTCTCCCAGCCAAGGAATTACAATCCGAACTCGTATGATTTATATTGAAGCAAATAAATAG
- a CDS encoding RNA-guided endonuclease TnpB family protein, whose amino-acid sequence MQRAFKTKLKLNNKQKTLMAQHAGYSRWVWNWALNLWKEAALAGLKPSANKLKKFYTHHVKPQYTWQSTLSSRVYQFAFRHLGEAFSRFFKGIAQHPKFKKKGRNDSFTLDNCGKLMKFSGTRLKLPCLGWVSTYEPIPEIQTKRITISRVADSWYISLAYEFEPEYTPKSREYLGVDVGVKVLATCSDGTVFPNPRAYKQAQKKLTRLQRELSRKQVGSVNRNKTKLRLAKTHQRIANIRKDAIHKLTCWLCKNHAVIGLEDLNISGMLKNHKLAGAIADSALYEIRRQVEYKSEWYGSKTVFVDRFYPSTKTCSSCGHIQEMPLKERVFNCEACGEVRDRDYNASLNLERYAESYSV is encoded by the coding sequence ATGCAACGAGCCTTCAAGACCAAGTTAAAACTGAATAACAAACAAAAAACCTTGATGGCTCAACACGCTGGGTATTCTAGGTGGGTATGGAACTGGGCTTTAAACCTGTGGAAGGAAGCCGCATTAGCTGGACTCAAGCCTTCAGCCAATAAGTTGAAAAAGTTTTATACTCATCATGTGAAGCCTCAGTATACCTGGCAGTCCACATTAAGTTCTAGGGTTTACCAATTTGCTTTCAGGCACTTAGGAGAAGCATTTAGTCGATTTTTTAAAGGAATTGCTCAACATCCTAAGTTTAAGAAAAAAGGTAGAAATGATAGCTTTACCCTAGATAATTGCGGTAAGCTCATGAAGTTTTCAGGGACTCGGTTAAAACTTCCTTGTTTGGGATGGGTTAGTACCTATGAACCAATACCTGAAATCCAGACAAAGCGAATCACAATCAGTCGAGTAGCCGATTCTTGGTATATTTCGCTAGCCTACGAATTTGAGCCTGAATATACCCCAAAGTCCAGAGAATATCTAGGTGTAGATGTTGGGGTTAAAGTTTTAGCGACTTGCTCTGATGGAACCGTATTTCCTAACCCTAGAGCCTATAAGCAAGCTCAGAAAAAATTAACTCGACTTCAACGAGAACTATCTAGAAAACAAGTTGGTTCTGTAAACAGAAATAAGACCAAGCTAAGACTGGCTAAAACTCATCAGCGTATCGCTAACATCCGGAAAGATGCCATTCACAAGTTAACCTGTTGGCTTTGCAAAAACCACGCAGTCATTGGGTTAGAAGATTTGAATATTTCCGGTATGCTGAAAAACCATAAGTTAGCGGGTGCCATTGCTGATTCTGCTTTGTATGAAATTCGTCGTCAAGTCGAATACAAGTCTGAGTGGTACGGATCAAAAACAGTGTTTGTGGATAGATTTTATCCATCAACAAAAACCTGTTCAAGTTGTGGCCACATCCAGGAAATGCCACTCAAAGAACGAGTTTTTAATTGCGAAGCTTGCGGTGAAGTTCGAGATCGTGATTATAATGCTAGCCTCAATTTAGAACGATACGCCGAGAGCTACTCGGTTTGA
- a CDS encoding non-ribosomal peptide synthetase, with protein sequence MNLKINNQQDNYRCIPQLFEAQVERTPDAVAVVFADQQLTYRALNALANQLAHHLQTLGVEPEVLVGICVERSVEMVVGLLAILKAGGAYVPLDPAYPPERLAYMLEHSQASVLLTQSQLVSQLPKHQASVICLDTDWEIISTQKEENPTSRLRLDNLAYIIYTSGSTGKPKGVAMPHLSLVNLIKWQLEDTVVANDSKTLQFAPISFDVSFQEIFSTWCVGGTLVLISEDVRRDPVFLLNLLAEQEVARLFLPFVALQQIAEVAEPFGIFPASLREVITAGEQLQITPAIANLFEKLNDCTLHNHYGPSETHVVTSFTLKGSPSSWPALPAIGRPIANTEIYLLDQSLKPVPAGVEGELYIGGVCLARGYLNRPEITAQRFIPNPFNKVNTQSVRLYKTGDLAHYLPDGNIQFLGRLDDQVKIRGYRIELGEIEVLLSQHPKLKQAVVLAREDNQDKRLVAYLVPGQSESAPVETEQVQQWEKVWDEAYSKPSDDWEAGFHLGGWYDSYTGKNLPEEQVREWVDHTVERILSLHPKRILEIGCGTGLLLFRVAPHCQSYWGTDIAAQGLRYIEEQIRNSPLEKLVKVSHSPADDLAGIDSETFDTVVINGVIQFFPNMDYLVSVIEKVVQLVQPGGSIFIGDVESFPLLEAFHTSVQLHQAPSSESTMALRDRIQERIAETKKLTIAPAFFLALEEHLPQISHVEIQLKRGHYQNELTRFRYDAIIHVGQKVDTSAVAPLCLDWLKDRLILSDIKRQLLKTKPEILVVNRVPNARICSDVQAIATLASPNCPNTVGELLDQLQEKGVEPEDWWSLESEIPYAINLTWSGNGADGYYDVVFTANFAPLTPQFWGEQNSESPPKLGDLGGFTKTRRSRIHTSIQQRPNFAPLTPQFWGEIELKSPSIGGFRGLAAKGSEVNSSEKGIKPWSTYANQPNLVQKNPQLVSQVRNFLQEQLPDYMIPAAFVVLEALPLTPSGKVDRRALPAPSKSRRDLVVEFVAPRTPTEEILASIWAEVLGLEEIGIYDNFFHLGGDSIQAIKLISRMRDTFSVELPLRCIFESPTIAEMSQHTSASGDKANQLLPPIQPVSRDGELPLSFAQQRLWFLDLLQEGGSAYYNEPVVVHLSGSLDVTALEKALAEIVCRHEVLRTTFKIIDGSTVQVISPDLNVELPIVDLQQLPKQEQSIEVKQLVFEKAQQLFDLAKGPLLRVSLLRLGEKEYVLLLMMHHIISDDWSMRVFFAELSALYSGFHYRKPSLLPELPIQYADFASWQGQWFTGEVLENQVNYWKQQLAGIPTLLELPTDRPRPAVQTYQGSSFKFELNPELTTRLRSLSQQSGATIFMSLLAVFGILLYRYSSQEDIIIGSAIANRSRRELEPLIGFFLNTIVLRIDLSRNPSFLELLSRVRQVALDGYAHQDLPFEQLVEVLKPERSLSHSPLFQVMFALHNANGQKAELPELNLTALDIETVTSKFDLTLLIKETDGGFQANLEYNTDLFDETTIVRMIGHFQTLLEGIVANPQAQVSKLPLLTAAERQQLLVEWNNTNSDYPQDKCVHQLFEQQVEHTPDKVAVVFEQEQLTYRELNQQANQLAHYLQAKGVEPEVLVGICIERSLEMLVSLLAILKAGGAYVPIDPAYPAERINYILADAQVSFLLTNQSVGFKTSNLEDQLSIIDLDIEQLEIAKQTTENLQVKSQSQHLAYVIYTSGSTGKPKGVAIEHNSLLNFLDFMREQPGINTLDTLLAVTTISFDIAALEIYLPLIVGAKLVLASPEITIDANQLSQTIAEENITMMQATPATWKMLLANNWKGNQQLKILCGGEALPKTLATELEPRSREIWNMYGPTETTIWSSVYQFKANDNHDLDTVPIGKAIANTKFYLLDSQLQLVPQGIPGELHIGGAGLARGYLNHPDLQAQKFIPNPFSQEQGERLYKTGDKARYLSDGNIEFLGRIDNQVKIRGFRIELGEIEAVLGQHPAVRETVVVARKDQSDQKRLVAYIVSEQEEDITSSQLRQFLKQKLPDYMIPSAFAFLEKLPLTPNGKVDRRALPELDQSNRPQDAGFVSPRNSLELQLSQIWSDLLNVNPVGVNHNFFDLGGHSLLAVRLMARIQQEFGTNLPLATLFTEPTIENQASLLVNATDFQSYSPLVPINKVGNLPPFFCVHPVGGNVLCYAQLARYLGDNQPFYGLQSPGLFGESEPLTRIEDMASCYIEALQTIQPVGPYYLGGWSLGGIIAWEMAQQLSAAGEEVALLALIDSYSPVAIDRPEQVDEKMMASSLAKDLGSVFGTELPISVEDLKLGGLEQQLQHILREAKGLNILPPEIGMEQMRKLFGVFQANLMAMYRYQPQPYSGRIALFCARELEAEDRGWNELAVGGLETYRIPGDHYTMMRSPDVEILAKQLEVLVRE encoded by the coding sequence ATGAACCTTAAGATTAATAATCAGCAAGACAACTACCGTTGTATTCCTCAGCTATTTGAGGCACAAGTAGAACGAACACCGGACGCAGTTGCTGTAGTCTTTGCAGACCAGCAGCTAACCTACCGAGCCCTCAATGCATTAGCCAACCAATTAGCACACCATTTACAAACTTTGGGTGTAGAACCTGAAGTGTTAGTAGGGATTTGTGTAGAGCGTTCTGTTGAGATGGTGGTGGGACTATTGGCAATTCTCAAAGCAGGTGGAGCTTATGTGCCCTTAGACCCCGCTTATCCCCCAGAGCGCTTGGCCTACATGCTTGAACACTCCCAGGCATCGGTATTGCTCACTCAAAGCCAATTAGTCTCTCAATTACCGAAACATCAAGCTAGTGTCATTTGTTTAGATACAGATTGGGAAATCATCTCTACCCAGAAGGAAGAAAATCCTACTAGCCGCCTGAGACTTGATAACTTGGCTTATATTATCTACACTTCGGGCTCTACAGGTAAGCCGAAAGGGGTAGCCATGCCCCACCTTTCCCTAGTTAATCTGATCAAGTGGCAGCTGGAAGATACTGTAGTTGCTAACGATAGCAAAACACTGCAATTTGCCCCGATCAGTTTTGATGTTTCCTTCCAAGAAATTTTCTCGACCTGGTGTGTAGGGGGAACACTGGTTTTAATCTCGGAAGACGTGCGGCGCGACCCAGTATTTCTGTTAAATTTACTAGCAGAACAAGAGGTTGCCCGACTATTTCTTCCCTTTGTGGCTTTGCAGCAAATCGCTGAAGTGGCCGAACCTTTCGGAATATTTCCGGCAAGTCTACGGGAAGTAATTACCGCAGGGGAACAGTTGCAGATTACTCCTGCGATCGCTAACTTGTTCGAGAAGCTAAACGATTGTACCCTACACAATCACTATGGCCCATCAGAAACTCATGTGGTCACCTCCTTTACCCTAAAAGGTTCCCCAAGCAGTTGGCCAGCACTTCCTGCCATTGGTCGTCCCATTGCCAATACCGAGATTTATCTTCTTGATCAGTCCCTAAAACCAGTTCCGGCTGGGGTGGAGGGAGAGTTATACATCGGTGGTGTTTGTCTAGCGCGAGGCTACCTGAACCGACCGGAAATAACTGCCCAAAGATTTATTCCTAACCCCTTTAACAAGGTAAACACACAGAGCGTACGCCTCTACAAAACGGGGGATTTGGCTCACTACTTACCGGATGGTAATATCCAGTTTCTGGGTCGTTTGGATGACCAAGTTAAGATTCGGGGTTACCGTATCGAATTAGGAGAAATTGAAGTATTGCTAAGCCAACACCCCAAGCTGAAGCAGGCTGTGGTTTTAGCTAGAGAAGATAACCAAGACAAACGTTTAGTGGCTTATCTTGTACCTGGGCAATCCGAATCTGCACCTGTGGAAACAGAGCAAGTTCAGCAATGGGAAAAAGTATGGGATGAAGCCTACAGTAAGCCATCAGATGATTGGGAAGCTGGTTTTCATCTTGGTGGCTGGTACGATAGCTATACCGGAAAAAACTTACCAGAAGAACAAGTGCGGGAGTGGGTTGACCATACAGTAGAGCGGATTCTGTCCTTGCACCCCAAACGAATACTAGAAATTGGTTGCGGTACAGGTTTACTATTGTTTCGGGTTGCTCCCCATTGCCAATCTTATTGGGGTACAGATATTGCTGCTCAAGGACTCCGCTATATCGAAGAGCAGATTAGGAATAGTCCTTTAGAGAAATTGGTCAAGGTTAGCCATAGTCCAGCAGATGATTTAGCAGGAATAGACTCCGAAACCTTTGACACAGTAGTAATTAATGGAGTGATCCAGTTTTTCCCCAACATGGACTACCTGGTGTCCGTCATCGAAAAAGTGGTGCAGTTAGTCCAGCCTGGGGGTAGTATTTTTATTGGGGATGTGGAGAGTTTCCCTTTACTCGAAGCCTTTCATACATCGGTTCAGTTACATCAAGCTCCCTCTTCTGAGTCTACAATGGCGCTGCGCGATCGCATCCAGGAAAGAATAGCTGAAACTAAGAAACTAACCATCGCTCCGGCTTTCTTTTTAGCCCTTGAGGAACATCTCCCCCAAATTAGCCATGTAGAAATTCAGCTCAAACGGGGACACTATCAAAATGAGCTAACTCGCTTTCGATACGATGCGATTATTCATGTCGGTCAAAAGGTTGATACTTCAGCAGTTGCGCCCCTGTGTCTTGACTGGCTCAAAGATAGACTTATCTTGTCTGATATCAAAAGGCAACTGTTGAAAACAAAGCCTGAAATCCTGGTAGTTAACCGCGTTCCCAATGCTAGGATTTGCTCAGATGTCCAGGCGATCGCTACTTTAGCCAGTCCTAATTGTCCTAACACCGTAGGGGAATTACTAGACCAGCTGCAAGAAAAGGGAGTAGAGCCAGAAGACTGGTGGTCATTGGAATCTGAAATTCCTTATGCCATTAACCTGACCTGGAGTGGAAATGGTGCCGATGGTTACTATGATGTAGTGTTTACAGCAAATTTCGCCCCCCTAACCCCCCAATTCTGGGGGGAACAAAACTCTGAAAGTCCCCCAAAATTGGGGGATTTAGGGGGCTTTACCAAAACCAGACGATCGCGCATTCATACTTCAATTCAGCAACGCCCAAATTTCGCCCCCCTAACCCCCCAATTTTGGGGGGAAATTGAGTTAAAGTCCCCCAGTATTGGGGGATTTAGGGGGCTTGCAGCTAAAGGTAGTGAGGTCAATTCATCTGAAAAAGGCATTAAGCCTTGGAGTACTTATGCTAACCAGCCCAACCTAGTCCAGAAAAATCCCCAATTGGTGTCCCAAGTACGCAATTTCTTACAAGAACAGCTACCGGATTATATGATTCCTGCTGCTTTTGTAGTTTTGGAAGCATTGCCTCTGACACCGAGTGGTAAAGTAGATCGACGGGCTCTACCTGCACCAAGTAAGTCTCGTCGCGATTTAGTAGTTGAGTTTGTTGCTCCTCGTACTCCCACAGAAGAGATCTTGGCCAGTATTTGGGCTGAAGTGTTGGGATTAGAAGAAATTGGTATTTACGACAACTTCTTCCATTTGGGAGGAGATTCGATCCAGGCTATCAAACTTATTTCTCGGATGCGGGATACTTTTTCAGTAGAGTTGCCCCTGCGCTGCATATTTGAAAGTCCAACCATAGCTGAAATGAGCCAACACACCTCAGCTAGCGGGGACAAAGCAAACCAGCTATTACCGCCTATACAACCTGTGTCCAGAGATGGAGAATTACCTCTATCTTTTGCCCAGCAACGATTGTGGTTTCTGGATCTGCTCCAAGAAGGAGGTAGCGCCTACTATAACGAGCCAGTCGTTGTGCATTTAAGTGGTTCCCTTGATGTTACCGCTCTAGAAAAAGCCTTGGCGGAAATTGTCTGCCGTCACGAAGTACTACGAACTACTTTTAAGATTATAGATGGCTCGACCGTACAGGTTATTTCACCTGATTTAAATGTTGAGCTGCCCATCGTTGACTTACAACAACTACCAAAACAGGAGCAGTCCATTGAGGTAAAGCAGTTGGTATTTGAGAAAGCCCAGCAACTGTTTGACCTTGCCAAAGGACCTTTGTTGCGAGTTTCACTGTTGCGTTTGGGGGAAAAAGAATACGTACTGTTGTTGATGATGCACCACATTATCTCTGATGATTGGTCAATGAGGGTATTCTTTGCGGAATTGTCTGCTCTCTACTCAGGGTTCCACTATCGGAAACCTTCCTTGTTGCCAGAACTACCTATCCAGTATGCTGACTTTGCCAGTTGGCAGGGTCAGTGGTTTACCGGGGAGGTGCTGGAAAATCAAGTGAACTACTGGAAACAACAGTTAGCTGGGATACCAACACTGCTAGAATTGCCGACGGATCGTCCCCGTCCTGCTGTGCAAACCTACCAAGGGAGTAGCTTCAAGTTTGAACTCAATCCCGAATTAACGACTAGGTTGAGAAGCTTAAGCCAACAATCAGGAGCAACTATTTTTATGAGTCTGCTAGCAGTATTTGGGATCTTACTATACCGCTACAGCTCTCAAGAAGATATTATCATTGGCTCTGCTATTGCTAACCGCAGCCGCCGTGAATTAGAACCACTGATCGGATTCTTCCTCAATACTATTGTGCTGCGTATTGATTTATCAAGAAATCCAAGTTTCTTGGAGTTACTCAGTCGGGTGCGCCAAGTTGCCTTAGATGGTTACGCTCATCAGGATCTGCCATTTGAACAATTGGTAGAAGTATTAAAACCAGAGCGATCACTAAGCCATAGCCCTTTGTTTCAGGTCATGTTTGCATTGCATAATGCCAACGGACAGAAAGCAGAGTTGCCTGAGCTAAACCTAACTGCTTTGGATATAGAAACGGTAACCTCGAAGTTTGACTTAACCTTGTTGATCAAGGAAACTGATGGAGGATTTCAGGCCAATTTGGAATACAACACTGATTTGTTTGATGAGACAACTATTGTCCGGATGATAGGACATTTCCAGACTCTGCTCGAAGGTATTGTTGCTAATCCACAAGCACAAGTTTCAAAGTTACCGTTGCTGACAGCAGCGGAACGCCAGCAGCTATTGGTGGAATGGAATAATACCAATAGTGACTATCCTCAAGATAAATGTGTCCATCAGTTGTTTGAGCAGCAGGTAGAACATACTCCTGATAAAGTAGCTGTAGTCTTTGAACAAGAACAACTTACCTACCGAGAACTAAATCAACAAGCTAATCAATTGGCACACTATTTGCAGGCAAAGGGAGTTGAGCCAGAGGTGCTGGTGGGAATCTGTATAGAGCGTTCTCTGGAGATGCTTGTGAGTTTATTAGCTATTCTTAAAGCTGGGGGGGCTTATGTGCCAATAGACCCAGCCTATCCTGCTGAACGGATTAACTATATCCTTGCTGATGCTCAAGTATCCTTTCTTCTAACCAATCAGAGTGTTGGATTTAAAACTTCTAATCTTGAAGATCAATTATCAATCATCGACCTTGATATAGAACAGCTAGAGATTGCCAAACAAACAACAGAAAATCTTCAAGTTAAAAGTCAATCCCAACATTTAGCTTACGTCATCTATACATCAGGTTCGACAGGAAAACCCAAAGGAGTAGCGATAGAACATAATTCGCTACTCAACTTCCTTGACTTTATGAGAGAGCAACCAGGAATAAACACTTTGGATACTCTTCTGGCTGTGACAACTATCTCCTTTGATATTGCTGCCTTAGAAATCTATTTACCTCTAATAGTTGGGGCAAAATTAGTCTTAGCTAGCCCCGAAATAACTATTGATGCCAACCAACTCAGTCAGACTATTGCCGAAGAAAACATTACTATGATGCAAGCTACTCCTGCAACTTGGAAAATGTTACTTGCTAACAACTGGAAGGGAAACCAACAGCTAAAAATACTTTGTGGTGGAGAAGCGTTACCCAAAACTCTGGCAACAGAATTAGAACCTCGTAGCCGAGAAATTTGGAATATGTACGGCCCAACAGAGACTACTATCTGGTCTTCTGTTTATCAATTTAAAGCCAATGATAATCATGATTTGGATACAGTACCCATTGGCAAAGCGATCGCTAATACTAAATTTTATCTCCTAGATTCGCAATTACAGCTAGTTCCCCAAGGAATACCAGGAGAACTACACATCGGTGGTGCAGGGTTAGCCCGAGGCTATCTCAATCATCCTGATTTACAAGCGCAAAAATTCATCCCTAATCCTTTTAGCCAAGAACAAGGGGAACGTCTGTATAAAACAGGAGATAAGGCTCGCTACCTTAGTGATGGCAACATCGAATTCCTTGGACGCATTGATAACCAGGTCAAAATTCGCGGTTTCCGCATCGAACTTGGAGAAATTGAAGCTGTCTTAGGTCAACATCCAGCTGTGCGGGAAACAGTAGTTGTGGCCAGGAAAGACCAATCCGACCAAAAACGTCTCGTGGCTTATATTGTTTCCGAGCAAGAAGAAGATATAACTAGTAGCCAATTGCGACAGTTTCTGAAGCAAAAATTACCGGATTACATGATTCCCTCTGCCTTTGCCTTCTTGGAAAAACTTCCTTTAACCCCCAATGGCAAAGTTGATCGCCGCGCTTTACCTGAATTAGATCAATCTAATCGACCTCAAGACGCTGGCTTTGTTTCACCCCGTAATTCCCTGGAATTGCAACTGTCCCAAATTTGGTCTGATCTCCTTAATGTCAACCCAGTTGGAGTTAACCATAACTTCTTCGATCTTGGAGGTCATTCCCTGTTAGCAGTTCGTCTCATGGCTCGGATTCAGCAGGAGTTTGGAACTAATTTACCTTTAGCTACCTTGTTCACGGAACCAACTATTGAAAACCAAGCTAGTCTTCTGGTCAATGCCACTGATTTCCAATCTTATTCTCCCCTAGTTCCGATTAACAAGGTAGGAAACTTACCTCCTTTCTTCTGTGTTCATCCGGTTGGGGGCAATGTTCTTTGTTATGCACAGTTGGCTCGTTATCTAGGAGATAACCAACCCTTTTACGGGTTGCAATCCCCTGGTTTATTTGGTGAGTCTGAACCATTAACCCGAATTGAGGATATGGCCAGTTGCTATATTGAAGCCTTGCAAACTATTCAACCCGTCGGGCCTTATTATTTAGGAGGTTGGTCATTAGGAGGTATTATTGCTTGGGAAATGGCTCAACAATTATCTGCTGCTGGTGAGGAAGTGGCTCTGCTAGCATTAATCGATAGCTATTCACCTGTTGCTATTGACCGACCAGAACAGGTGGATGAAAAGATGATGGCAAGCTCTCTAGCTAAGGATTTGGGTAGTGTTTTTGGTACAGAATTGCCGATTTCTGTTGAAGACCTTAAGCTTGGAGGGCTAGAGCAGCAATTGCAGCACATCCTCCGGGAAGCCAAAGGGCTCAATATCTTACCACCGGAAATCGGTATGGAGCAGATGCGTAAGCTGTTTGGAGTTTTCCAAGCCAACCTAATGGCTATGTATCGCTATCAACCCCAGCCCTATTCTGGTCGCATTGCTCTATTTTGTGCCAGGGAGTTAGAAGCAGAAGACCGAGGTTGGAATGAGCTAGCAGTAGGTGGTCTAGAAACTTACAGGATTCCTGGGGATCATTATACTATGATGCGCTCTCCCGATGTTGAGATTTTAGCTAAACAGCTAGAGGTTTTAGTTAGAGAGTGA
- the gatA gene encoding Asp-tRNA(Asn)/Glu-tRNA(Gln) amidotransferase subunit GatA, giving the protein MDTVRELHQQLINKERSAVEITQEALDKIQALEPQVQSFLHITSDYALEQASQVDAKIAAGEELPTLAGIPIAIKDNMCTQGIPTTCGSRILANFVPPYESTVTQKLKETGAVMVGKTNLDEFAMGSSTENSAFKLTKNPWNLSHVPGGSSGGSAAAVASGQSPIAIGSDTGGSIRQPASFCGVVGMKPTYGLVSRYGLVAFASSLDQIGPFARTVEDAAILLNAIAGYDPNDATSLKVDIPDYTQFLKPDLKSNGKVKIGIITETFGEGLDPVVEKAVTKAIDQLKDLGAEIQEISCARFRYGLPCYYIIAPSEASANLARYDGVKYGLRASDADNLLSMYTKTRAEGFGVEVKRRIMLGTYALSAGYYDAYYLKAQKVRTLIKQDFEAAFDKVDVLVCPTAPSTAFKAGEKTEDPLSMYLTDLMTIPVNLAGLPGMSIPCGFDEQGLPIGMQLITNVLREDQLFQVGYAYEQATEWHLSQPVLKNEG; this is encoded by the coding sequence ATGGACACCGTCCGCGAGTTGCATCAACAGCTAATCAACAAAGAACGCTCAGCTGTAGAAATCACCCAAGAAGCCCTAGATAAGATTCAAGCCCTAGAGCCTCAAGTCCAAAGCTTCCTCCACATCACCTCAGACTATGCCCTAGAACAGGCCAGTCAAGTAGATGCGAAAATCGCAGCTGGTGAAGAGCTCCCGACCTTAGCCGGTATACCCATTGCCATCAAAGACAATATGTGTACCCAAGGGATTCCGACCACCTGCGGCTCCCGGATTCTGGCAAATTTTGTCCCACCCTACGAGTCAACAGTGACCCAAAAACTGAAAGAGACTGGGGCAGTAATGGTAGGTAAAACCAACTTGGATGAATTTGCCATGGGGAGTTCTACGGAAAACTCGGCTTTTAAACTTACTAAAAACCCTTGGAATTTATCCCATGTCCCCGGCGGCTCCTCAGGGGGCTCAGCGGCAGCCGTAGCTTCTGGGCAATCTCCCATTGCTATAGGTTCTGATACCGGTGGTTCTATTCGTCAACCGGCTTCTTTCTGTGGAGTAGTTGGCATGAAACCGACCTATGGGTTAGTATCCCGCTATGGTTTAGTGGCATTTGCGTCGTCCTTAGATCAAATTGGACCATTTGCTCGCACTGTAGAAGATGCGGCTATTTTACTGAATGCGATCGCAGGATATGACCCCAATGACGCTACCAGCCTCAAAGTAGACATTCCCGACTATACCCAATTCCTGAAACCAGACCTAAAATCTAACGGTAAAGTTAAGATTGGCATTATTACAGAAACCTTTGGTGAAGGCTTAGACCCAGTAGTAGAGAAAGCGGTCACTAAAGCCATTGATCAGCTCAAAGACTTAGGTGCTGAGATTCAGGAAATTTCCTGTGCCCGATTCCGGTATGGTTTGCCTTGCTACTACATCATTGCTCCGTCAGAAGCATCAGCAAATCTAGCTCGCTACGATGGCGTTAAATATGGCTTACGGGCATCAGATGCTGACAATCTCCTTTCTATGTACACCAAAACCCGTGCTGAAGGGTTCGGTGTAGAAGTCAAGCGCCGGATTATGCTAGGAACCTATGCCCTATCCGCTGGTTACTATGATGCCTATTATCTCAAAGCCCAAAAAGTTCGTACTCTGATTAAGCAGGATTTTGAGGCAGCCTTTGACAAGGTTGATGTCCTAGTTTGTCCCACAGCTCCCTCCACAGCGTTCAAAGCTGGGGAAAAGACAGAAGACCCTTTAAGTATGTATCTGACTGACCTGATGACTATTCCAGTTAACCTGGCTGGGTTACCAGGCATGAGTATACCCTGTGGCTTTGATGAACAGGGATTACCCATTGGGATGCAGTTGATTACTAATGTATTGCGGGAAGACCAGCTATTTCAAGTAGGTTATGCTTATGAACAAGCAACCGAATGGCATCTAAGCCAACCGGTTTTGAAGAATGAAGGATGA